From the Candidatus Schekmanbacteria bacterium genome, one window contains:
- a CDS encoding glycosyltransferase family 39 protein encodes MSEESTFPNNFLFKCFLIFILVIGFLLRLTGIGFGLPYPYQWDESQLTDTALKMMKTGDYNPHFFKYPTLYIYLQLIVYVIHYFYAMGTGIISSLDEIKTEADTHWPWTMSHPSFYLWGRLLTCLLGTITIFFVYKIAMTLINEKVALLSALFLALSPGHIEHSRYIGPDVPGTLFVLAAVLFASYIYKYGGSSTIYSLAGLFGGFAVATKYNNFWVIFPLIIAHAFNQRKEGFFKKNFFLMMFFLIFGFYLGCPYALWDLPGFLKGAGWEVRHYKLVDHPGAEGTDSGFFYFSSLYDYSLGIPLTIFCLSGLVIGFLKNLKAQLIILSFPVLYYFFMSMQRVRFIRNTMPLLPFACIFAAIALYYSLEYLAEKKSWISKYKQHILCGSMVILTIWPFVKSVSDAKELHYLKDSRTETAEWVKENIPEGSTIAVASQLHFYFNDLKVKKINILECDQGGQLSWFKENKVQYFITSDKFGYFWFPEDQARRKLASEFNNRFKGLRILKAFGSDNLFLDRYSTNPRVIILGGS; translated from the coding sequence ATGAGCGAAGAATCAACATTTCCTAATAACTTCCTGTTTAAGTGTTTTCTTATTTTCATTCTTGTTATTGGTTTTCTGTTAAGGCTGACAGGCATAGGTTTCGGATTGCCATATCCCTATCAATGGGATGAATCGCAGCTTACAGATACCGCATTAAAAATGATGAAGACCGGAGATTACAATCCACATTTCTTCAAATACCCCACGCTTTATATCTATCTTCAGCTAATTGTTTATGTCATCCATTATTTCTATGCCATGGGGACAGGGATTATTTCTTCGCTTGATGAAATCAAGACTGAAGCTGATACGCATTGGCCTTGGACTATGAGCCACCCTTCATTTTACTTATGGGGCCGTCTTTTGACATGTCTATTGGGGACAATAACGATATTTTTTGTTTATAAAATAGCCATGACTCTTATCAATGAAAAAGTCGCTCTGCTTTCTGCATTATTCCTGGCCCTTTCTCCGGGGCATATTGAACATTCGAGATATATAGGTCCGGATGTACCGGGGACTTTATTTGTTTTGGCTGCTGTTTTGTTCGCATCTTATATTTATAAGTATGGCGGCAGTTCCACTATCTACAGTTTAGCCGGTTTATTTGGAGGATTTGCAGTTGCCACAAAATATAATAATTTTTGGGTTATATTCCCATTGATCATTGCCCATGCTTTCAATCAAAGAAAAGAGGGATTTTTCAAAAAAAATTTTTTCCTTATGATGTTTTTTTTGATTTTTGGGTTTTATCTGGGTTGTCCGTATGCATTATGGGATTTGCCGGGTTTTTTAAAAGGCGCAGGCTGGGAAGTCCGTCATTATAAATTAGTGGATCATCCCGGCGCCGAAGGAACTGACAGCGGATTTTTTTATTTCTCATCTTTGTATGATTATTCTTTGGGGATACCATTGACCATCTTTTGCCTTTCAGGTCTGGTGATAGGATTTTTAAAGAATCTCAAGGCTCAATTGATAATTTTATCATTCCCGGTTTTATATTATTTTTTTATGTCAATGCAGAGAGTCAGATTTATAAGAAATACTATGCCTCTTTTACCTTTCGCATGTATCTTTGCGGCTATTGCACTTTACTATTCATTGGAATATCTGGCTGAAAAAAAGAGCTGGATCAGCAAATACAAGCAGCATATTTTATGCGGCAGTATGGTAATCTTGACTATATGGCCCTTTGTAAAATCTGTATCCGATGCAAAAGAACTTCATTATCTTAAGGACTCACGAACGGAAACAGCAGAATGGGTTAAAGAGAATATCCCGGAGGGTTCAACCATCGCTGTAGCATCACAGTTACATTTTTATTTTAATGACCTGAAAGTGAAAAAAATCAATATTCTGGAATGCGATCAGGGGGGACAGTTGTCATGGTTTAAAGAAAATAAAGTTCAGTATTTTATAACTTCAGATAAATTCGGATACTTCTGGTTTCCGGAAGATCAAGCCCGTCGGAAGCTTGCAAGTGAATTTAATAACAGATTTAAAGGACTGAGGATTTTAAAAGCATTTGGATCTGATAATTTATTTTTAGACAGGTATTCAACAAATCCACGTGTCATCATTCTAGGCGGTTCGTAA
- a CDS encoding polysaccharide deacetylase family protein: MKRGLEGPFNGSWKMKGVTKSDLPPTIGIKVDVDTYIGMRDNVPSLLRVFEQFNIKASFFISMGPDNSGKALVRIFRKEFFKMSARTRKIKKFPLRTLSYGSICKAPIIGSGNKDVIKEVDARGHEVGIHGYDHVKWHEKLSFLTEEEIKEELSKSSRIYEDALSRKPLACASPGWRATDSSLRAEDSFGFTYHTDTRGTTPFFVKSPSGNFSTLELPTTVLTFDEIYGIDGIREKEMPGYYMGEIAKSDLTIMTVHPELEGVEPGTTILKNLLQRLIEHGTKFLTLRDIAERCLKDKENIPVCAIQEKMITGRSSKVAVQLR; the protein is encoded by the coding sequence TTGAAGAGGGGCTTAGAAGGACCATTCAATGGTTCATGGAAAATGAAGGGCGTTACTAAGTCCGACCTTCCCCCTACGATAGGAATAAAGGTTGATGTCGATACTTACATCGGCATGAGGGACAATGTCCCTTCCCTGCTAAGAGTGTTTGAGCAGTTCAATATAAAGGCTTCATTTTTTATCTCCATGGGGCCTGACAATTCCGGCAAAGCGCTTGTAAGGATATTCAGGAAAGAGTTCTTCAAGATGTCGGCGCGGACGCGGAAGATAAAAAAATTCCCTCTCAGGACTTTGTCGTATGGCTCAATATGCAAAGCTCCAATAATAGGCTCCGGCAACAAGGATGTAATAAAGGAAGTTGACGCTCGCGGCCATGAGGTCGGGATTCACGGCTATGACCATGTCAAATGGCATGAGAAACTTTCCTTTCTCACCGAGGAAGAGATAAAAGAAGAGCTTTCAAAATCATCCCGCATCTATGAGGATGCCCTTTCTCGCAAACCTCTTGCCTGCGCCTCTCCCGGCTGGCGGGCAACTGATTCAAGCCTTAGAGCAGAGGACTCATTCGGATTCACCTATCATACGGATACACGAGGCACTACGCCCTTTTTTGTAAAATCACCGTCGGGAAATTTCAGCACTCTCGAACTTCCAACGACTGTCCTCACCTTTGATGAGATTTACGGCATCGACGGCATAAGGGAAAAAGAGATGCCCGGCTATTACATGGGAGAGATTGCAAAAAGCGATCTTACAATAATGACTGTACATCCGGAGCTTGAAGGGGTTGAGCCGGGAACAACCATATTGAAAAATCTGCTTCAGCGGTTGATTGAGCACGGCACAAAATTTTTGACTCTCCGCGATATTGCAGAGCGGTGCCTTAAAGATAAAGAAAATATCCCTGTCTGCGCGATTCAGGAAAAAATGATAACCGGCAGAAGCAGTAAAGTTGCGGTGCAGTTACGCTAG
- a CDS encoding DegT/DnrJ/EryC1/StrS family aminotransferase, with the protein MRKDFLPLSKPTLKKEEINEVVSSMKSGWITTGPKVIEFEKRLQEYTGAKHCIVLNSGTAGLHIALIALGIKAGDEVITTPMTFAATVNVIEHVGAKPVFVDINPDTMNILEDQIEKKITKKTKAIIPVHFAGQPCDMDRILSIAKKHKLAVIEDAAHSIGTEYKGRKIGTLSDMTVFSFHPLKNITTGEGGLITTKSDKLNEELRLLRFHGITASAWDRYSKKGKVQYELVIPGFKYNMLDIQAGIGIHQIGRLDGFIEKRTKLAELYNRELKNCDGISIPGVVDYDCRHAWHLYIIKVNLEKLKISRNEFIDELKKFNIGTGIHFPAIHIQPYYRKKYGYKKNDYPESAFVSDRIISLPLYPRMKAADVKYVSNAIKCITEANKK; encoded by the coding sequence ATAAGAAAAGACTTCCTTCCGCTTTCTAAACCAACATTAAAAAAAGAAGAGATAAACGAAGTTGTCTCCTCCATGAAATCAGGCTGGATAACGACGGGGCCAAAAGTCATAGAATTTGAAAAAAGACTTCAGGAATACACCGGAGCAAAGCATTGCATTGTTTTGAACTCAGGCACCGCAGGGCTTCACATCGCACTTATTGCGCTTGGCATAAAAGCGGGCGATGAGGTGATAACAACACCGATGACATTTGCCGCAACAGTTAACGTCATTGAACACGTCGGGGCAAAACCTGTATTCGTTGACATCAATCCTGACACGATGAATATCCTTGAAGACCAGATAGAAAAAAAGATAACTAAAAAAACAAAAGCTATAATTCCCGTGCACTTTGCAGGACAGCCCTGCGACATGGACAGGATTCTCAGCATTGCAAAAAAACATAAGCTGGCCGTCATCGAGGATGCAGCCCATTCTATCGGTACTGAATACAAGGGAAGGAAAATCGGGACACTGAGTGACATGACTGTTTTCAGTTTCCACCCGCTAAAGAACATAACAACAGGCGAAGGAGGTCTCATAACAACCAAGAGCGATAAGCTCAATGAAGAACTGCGGCTCCTCCGTTTTCATGGCATAACGGCAAGCGCATGGGACAGGTACTCCAAAAAAGGAAAGGTACAGTATGAGCTCGTTATACCGGGCTTTAAATACAACATGCTCGACATACAGGCAGGGATAGGAATTCACCAGATAGGCAGGCTTGACGGCTTCATTGAAAAAAGGACAAAGCTTGCTGAACTTTATAACCGGGAGCTAAAAAACTGCGATGGCATTTCTATTCCCGGAGTGGTTGATTATGATTGCCGCCATGCATGGCACCTGTATATAATAAAAGTAAATCTTGAAAAGCTTAAGATTTCGCGTAATGAATTTATCGATGAATTGAAAAAATTTAACATAGGGACAGGGATTCATTTCCCTGCAATACATATCCAGCCTTATTACAGAAAAAAATACGGATACAAAAAGAATGATTATCCGGAATCCGCTTTCGTATCTGACAGGATTATTTCACTGCCGCTCTATCCCCGCATGAAAGCGGCTGATGTTAAATATGTCTCTAACGCAATCAAATGCATAACCGAGGCAAACAAGAAATAG
- a CDS encoding glycosyltransferase family 39 protein: MEEKSRINDIFLLLAITVAGTLLRCYNLALIGFWGDEIQATTFAEKPFREIFRLITQTEVSPPLDYFILHIAHLLGASSEFTYRIPALIFGAVAIIGIYFLGKELFGKKEGFISSILLSLAPLHILYSRDARMYSLFALLSILSSLFVLRALKTGKIFYWGCYSAVTVVSFYTHYFTLFIVISHIAYVITLSGLEKKLSHIRQLAISLAVSGILYLPWLRFLITQAPHRQEMIIPLTFAEILSNDFSTTFLWLGGGNITAATFIPVFFICGLFAFKREKNSVIFAIINSLLLVPLISFFIFKTRWVFQIRYVIFLLPPFLILCSRGMTFLSGMRVFNSQKMKISAVLNTFIAILILALWYPTMHDAIFLQKENWRDAASSVKKIYKPGDLLISVPYWGLWCLEKYGAMAEDGKITTPILGEHSLVFIRPYGDHPGKMWEDMCDGEMEIVSTFPGWNPINIWKGKLKYSFYAVKPSIKISGTSVDREKILLNNAGMIFISGREKTSDYRITPQLMARFFDANGKETGSSKELNAKALLTGDFTYWGWIRDFVDIPEGATTMELSFSMAGNDPADGYTEFKDLQVFLSAPR; encoded by the coding sequence ATGGAAGAGAAAAGCAGAATTAACGACATCTTTCTTCTTCTTGCAATCACTGTTGCGGGAACACTGCTACGCTGTTACAACCTCGCTCTGATAGGCTTCTGGGGCGATGAGATTCAGGCGACAACATTCGCAGAAAAGCCTTTCAGAGAGATATTCCGCCTCATCACGCAGACCGAGGTGTCACCTCCACTCGATTATTTCATACTCCATATAGCACACCTGCTCGGGGCATCTTCGGAATTCACATACAGGATACCGGCACTTATCTTTGGTGCAGTCGCCATCATAGGAATTTATTTTCTTGGAAAAGAACTTTTTGGAAAGAAAGAAGGCTTTATATCATCAATCCTCCTTTCACTTGCGCCGCTTCATATCCTCTATTCCCGTGATGCAAGGATGTATTCTCTCTTTGCATTGCTCTCAATATTGTCCTCGCTCTTTGTTTTGAGGGCATTAAAGACAGGCAAGATTTTTTACTGGGGATGCTATTCCGCGGTAACTGTTGTCTCATTCTACACACACTATTTCACCCTATTCATAGTCATATCGCATATAGCTTATGTAATCACATTATCCGGTTTAGAAAAAAAATTATCTCATATACGACAGCTCGCAATCAGTCTCGCTGTTTCAGGAATCCTTTATCTGCCGTGGCTCAGGTTTCTCATTACTCAGGCTCCGCACAGGCAGGAAATGATAATCCCGCTCACATTTGCCGAGATTTTGAGCAATGACTTTTCCACGACATTTCTCTGGTTAGGAGGAGGGAACATAACTGCCGCAACATTTATTCCGGTTTTTTTTATCTGCGGGCTTTTTGCATTCAAGAGAGAGAAAAACTCCGTAATTTTCGCTATCATAAACTCGCTTCTGCTCGTTCCTTTGATTTCATTTTTTATATTCAAAACAAGATGGGTATTCCAGATAAGATACGTCATCTTCCTTCTCCCCCCTTTCCTGATCCTCTGTTCAAGAGGTATGACATTTTTATCTGGCATGAGGGTTTTCAACTCGCAAAAAATGAAAATATCAGCAGTGCTTAACACATTCATTGCAATTCTCATATTGGCTCTCTGGTATCCCACAATGCACGACGCAATCTTTCTGCAAAAAGAAAACTGGAGGGACGCGGCAAGTTCAGTAAAAAAAATCTACAAGCCCGGCGACCTTCTCATAAGCGTACCATACTGGGGACTCTGGTGCCTTGAAAAATATGGCGCCATGGCGGAAGATGGAAAAATTACAACGCCGATTTTAGGAGAGCATTCGCTTGTCTTCATAAGACCCTATGGCGACCATCCCGGAAAAATGTGGGAAGATATGTGTGACGGCGAAATGGAGATCGTCTCGACTTTCCCCGGATGGAATCCCATTAATATATGGAAGGGGAAATTAAAATATTCATTTTATGCGGTCAAACCATCAATTAAAATCTCAGGCACATCTGTTGATAGAGAAAAAATCCTGCTCAACAATGCAGGCATGATTTTTATCTCCGGCAGGGAGAAGACCTCTGACTATAGAATTACTCCGCAGTTAATGGCGAGGTTCTTTGACGCAAACGGGAAAGAGACAGGGAGCAGCAAAGAGCTAAATGCAAAAGCGCTTTTAACCGGTGACTTCACTTACTGGGGATGGATACGTGATTTTGTAGATATCCCGGAAGGTGCGACCACAATGGAGCTATCATTCTCAATGGCAGGAAATGATCCGGCAGATGGATATACCGAGTTTAAGGATTTGCAGGTTTTTCTGTCAGCTCCCCGTTAA
- a CDS encoding NAD-dependent epimerase/dehydratase family protein, with translation MKVLITGGAGFLGSHLGDAFLKRGDEVFALDTAKDFKISHNIGNPKFHYIRDSIFNDELLDTLALKCDLIYHMAAVVGVEHYVGDPYNVLNVNINGTQNVLKSAFKYNKKVVFTSTSEVYGRNPKIPFREDDDRVLGSTKIDRWCYSTSKAAGEHFCFAYHSMGLPVTVVRYFNAYGPRLDRVDVGRILTIFMGQILKGKDLTIIGDGKQTRCFTYIDDAIRATMAAGLMDETNGGIFNIGTDVETDILTLANLMIKIAGAKVGTKHVTKESIYGDSYEDIQRRVPDNTRMKTILKVTPEISLEEGLRRTIQWFMENEGRY, from the coding sequence TTGAAAGTACTCATAACCGGCGGAGCAGGTTTTCTTGGCTCACATTTAGGCGATGCATTCTTAAAAAGAGGCGATGAGGTGTTTGCCCTTGATACGGCAAAGGACTTCAAGATTTCACATAACATAGGAAACCCTAAGTTCCACTACATCCGCGACTCTATTTTCAACGACGAGCTTTTGGACACTCTCGCACTTAAATGCGACCTCATCTATCACATGGCAGCAGTCGTGGGTGTTGAACACTATGTAGGCGACCCATACAATGTCCTTAACGTAAATATCAACGGCACACAGAACGTTCTTAAGTCAGCATTCAAATATAATAAAAAAGTCGTTTTCACATCAACATCCGAGGTCTATGGCAGGAACCCGAAAATACCCTTCAGGGAAGATGACGACAGGGTATTAGGTTCCACAAAGATTGACCGCTGGTGCTACTCCACTTCCAAGGCTGCAGGAGAACATTTCTGCTTTGCATACCACAGCATGGGGCTTCCCGTAACAGTGGTGCGCTATTTCAATGCCTACGGGCCAAGGTTAGACAGGGTCGATGTCGGAAGGATACTCACCATATTCATGGGGCAGATATTAAAGGGAAAAGACCTCACGATAATCGGTGACGGGAAACAGACACGCTGCTTCACTTATATTGATGATGCGATAAGGGCAACTATGGCGGCGGGGCTAATGGATGAGACAAACGGCGGGATATTCAATATCGGCACAGATGTAGAAACAGATATATTGACCCTCGCCAATCTCATGATAAAGATTGCAGGCGCAAAGGTGGGCACAAAGCACGTCACCAAGGAATCAATTTACGGCGACAGCTACGAAGACATTCAGAGAAGGGTTCCTGACAATACACGCATGAAGACGATTCTCAAGGTAACTCCTGAAATCTCTCTTGAAGAGGGGCTTAGAAGGACCATTCAATGGTTCATGGAAAATGAAGGGCGTTACTAA
- a CDS encoding formyltransferase, which yields MRILLFAYHNIGYACLEELLKMKAEIVGVVTHEDDEGENVWFKSVAKLAAKKRIPVFKPEKAEIKTEDFLNIVKNLKPDLIFSFYYRHMIPETILNIPPKGAMNLHGSYLPAYRGRCPVNWVIINGEPYSGVSLHFMEKTPDSGLIVAQKKVAISKTDTAFTLFNKMEKAARVLIKKTYPLIVKGTYKAVPQDISKASYYGGRKPEDGMIHWNEPAFKIYNLIRGVTHPYPGAVTNIGGNKLLIWQASVSGKNDNRSKVQPGTIVKVSPSAGVLVKTGKGYLLIKSLQFEGKGEIKGKQIFKQLKEFEGKTFNN from the coding sequence ATGAGAATACTGCTTTTCGCCTACCACAACATCGGTTACGCATGTTTGGAGGAGCTTCTAAAGATGAAAGCTGAGATCGTGGGTGTTGTCACGCATGAAGATGACGAAGGGGAAAATGTCTGGTTTAAATCCGTAGCTAAACTCGCCGCAAAAAAAAGAATCCCTGTGTTTAAGCCTGAAAAGGCTGAGATAAAGACAGAGGATTTCCTAAACATTGTAAAAAATTTAAAACCTGATCTCATTTTTTCATTCTACTACCGGCACATGATCCCTGAGACAATCCTCAATATCCCTCCAAAAGGCGCAATGAATCTTCATGGCTCATATCTGCCTGCATACAGGGGAAGGTGTCCTGTAAACTGGGTCATAATAAATGGCGAGCCATACTCTGGAGTAAGCCTTCACTTCATGGAGAAAACACCTGACTCAGGATTGATCGTGGCGCAGAAGAAGGTCGCAATCTCCAAAACAGATACTGCGTTCACGCTCTTTAACAAAATGGAAAAGGCGGCACGTGTGCTAATAAAGAAGACCTATCCTCTTATAGTAAAAGGGACATACAAAGCTGTTCCTCAGGACATATCAAAGGCAAGCTACTATGGCGGAAGAAAACCTGAAGACGGAATGATACATTGGAACGAGCCGGCGTTTAAAATCTATAATCTGATACGAGGTGTGACTCACCCATATCCGGGGGCAGTCACTAACATTGGCGGCAACAAACTTCTTATCTGGCAAGCCTCTGTTTCGGGGAAAAATGACAACCGAAGCAAAGTACAGCCCGGAACAATAGTGAAAGTCTCACCTTCAGCAGGGGTTCTCGTAAAGACGGGAAAAGGATATCTGCTCATAAAATCATTGCAGTTTGAAGGAAAAGGAGAGATAAAGGGAAAGCAAATTTTCAAGCAATTGAAAGAATTTGAAGGGAAAACATTTAATAATTAA
- a CDS encoding glycosyltransferase: MNPVYVSIVVPVYNEEENLEDFMVELDGALSTVGKTYEVIFVDDGSRDKSWDILVKLKSANNHIRIFQLAKNYGQHTAIFAGFEVSRGKVIVTIDADLQNPPEEIPKLLDGIEAGHDSVGGWRKNRRDPFLRKAISKFGNRVLERITGIKLNDYGCMLRAYRRDVVERIIELNEFSSFFIPALAFSYSKNPTEIAVDHREREKGVSKYNTLKLLKLNFDILTNSSLFPLQLITLLGIIFASLGALATVILSVLCVLLPEVRYIHVLIAVLFTFLGIQSILSGVLGEYVGRIYIEVRGKPRYVISKFE; the protein is encoded by the coding sequence CTGAATCCCGTTTATGTTTCTATTGTTGTGCCGGTCTATAACGAAGAGGAAAACCTTGAAGATTTTATGGTTGAACTTGATGGGGCTCTTTCAACGGTCGGCAAAACTTATGAAGTAATATTTGTAGATGACGGAAGCAGGGATAAAAGCTGGGATATACTCGTTAAACTTAAATCAGCAAATAATCACATCCGCATTTTCCAGCTTGCAAAGAACTACGGTCAGCACACAGCCATATTCGCAGGCTTTGAAGTTTCAAGAGGGAAAGTGATAGTTACCATAGACGCAGACCTGCAAAATCCTCCTGAAGAGATACCAAAACTCCTCGACGGGATTGAAGCAGGGCATGACTCAGTCGGCGGATGGAGAAAGAACCGTCGTGACCCTTTCCTCAGGAAGGCTATATCAAAATTCGGCAACCGCGTTCTTGAGAGGATAACAGGAATAAAACTCAATGATTATGGCTGTATGCTTCGCGCATACAGGCGGGATGTTGTTGAAAGGATAATTGAACTTAACGAATTTTCAAGCTTTTTTATACCAGCTCTCGCATTTTCTTATTCTAAAAATCCTACGGAGATTGCCGTTGACCACAGGGAACGTGAAAAAGGAGTCTCAAAATATAACACTCTCAAACTGCTTAAACTCAACTTTGACATACTGACGAATTCTTCTCTTTTCCCTCTCCAGCTTATAACGCTTCTCGGTATAATATTCGCAAGCCTTGGAGCCTTAGCAACAGTCATACTGTCCGTATTATGCGTTCTCCTCCCGGAAGTCCGTTACATACATGTTTTAATAGCAGTTCTTTTTACATTCCTCGGTATACAGTCAATACTGTCAGGTGTGCTTGGCGAATATGTAGGAAGGATCTACATAGAGGTGCGCGGGAAGCCCAGATATGTCATATCAAAGTTCGAATAA
- a CDS encoding HigA family addiction module antidote protein, producing MTKQKLQPIHPGEILLEEFLKPMGISQYKVAKDISVPARRINEIVQGKRSISPDTALRLSRFFGLSERFWINLQARYDLEIEKDRLSGRLNKEVHVYVNG from the coding sequence ATGACTAAGCAAAAGCTGCAGCCGATTCATCCTGGTGAAATCCTCTTGGAAGAATTTCTTAAACCTATGGGAATTAGCCAATATAAAGTGGCAAAAGATATTAGTGTGCCGGCAAGGCGTATCAATGAAATTGTTCAGGGGAAACGTTCCATTTCTCCTGACACTGCTTTGAGGCTGTCACGTTTTTTTGGTCTTTCAGAACGATTTTGGATAAATCTACAAGCACGGTATGACCTTGAAATTGAAAAAGACCGATTAAGTGGCCGACTTAATAAAGAGGTGCACGTTTATGTCAATGGGTAG